A genomic segment from Saprospiraceae bacterium encodes:
- a CDS encoding cytochrome c — protein sequence MQKIDPIVGPFINRTLLTHLCLCTSLLFIFSCKNKMAEPTSIEVSTHALEEEQQVLFDLRPFLEKDHSIAAVEVNIQFDHSLKKAQKYKAYPFQAVFDHLVGQSSAAWLKTADPAKVLVTYNCVDGYHASMTLDKALSQPSYLAFTDLTSETELWTGKMAEKMPPFYLVWEDVPYEDDSFVWPYGLAELSLSPYEAAYQAIFPKVNLAGFHLFEHNCLKCHSLNKIGGVMGPEFNYPKNILSYWKAEDIWAFINNPQSFRYNSKMPAITHLSRTEFDEIVKYLRELAEMAR from the coding sequence ATGCAGAAAATAGATCCAATTGTCGGTCCTTTCATTAACAGGACCTTGTTGACTCATCTTTGCCTTTGTACAAGCCTGTTATTTATTTTTAGTTGTAAAAACAAAATGGCGGAGCCTACTTCGATTGAGGTTTCAACCCACGCTTTGGAGGAAGAACAACAGGTGCTTTTTGACCTGCGGCCATTTTTAGAAAAGGATCATTCGATAGCAGCCGTGGAGGTCAACATCCAGTTCGACCATTCCCTGAAAAAAGCACAAAAATATAAGGCTTATCCCTTTCAGGCGGTTTTCGATCACCTTGTAGGGCAGTCTTCCGCAGCCTGGTTGAAAACAGCCGATCCTGCCAAGGTCTTGGTCACCTATAATTGTGTTGATGGATACCACGCCTCTATGACCCTAGATAAAGCCTTGTCTCAGCCCAGTTATTTGGCCTTTACCGACCTCACAAGTGAAACGGAACTTTGGACCGGCAAAATGGCCGAAAAAATGCCGCCCTTTTATTTGGTATGGGAGGATGTTCCTTACGAAGACGACAGCTTTGTTTGGCCCTACGGCTTGGCTGAACTGAGCTTAAGCCCCTATGAAGCAGCCTACCAAGCCATTTTCCCAAAGGTAAATTTAGCCGGTTTCCATTTATTTGAACATAATTGCCTGAAGTGTCATTCCCTCAATAAAATTGGCGGGGTGATGGGGCCAGAATTTAACTATCCCAAAAACATATTGTCTTATTGGAAAGCAGAAGATATATGGGCGTTTATCAACAACCCACAGTCTTTCCGTTACAATAGCAAAATGCCGGCCATCACCCATCTCAGTCGCACGGAATTTGATGAAATCGTAAAATACCTGCGTGAATTAGCAGAAATGGCGCGGTGA
- a CDS encoding IS110 family transposase, which translates to MVKEKASAKFSIVHPNAAGIDVGSRFHWVSVGQEEGQSKRFGVFTEDLHCLCQWLSTMGVKTVAMESTGFYWKQLFVMLQSYEMEVYLVNASFTKNIQGRKPSDLSDSQWIWKMHSVGLLPASFQPDSFTEELRTYVRHRSRLIEGAAQCVNRMQKCMTLMNIQLPIVLSDISGKSGRAIIEAILNGERDGEKLAELADHRVKADKATLAKALSGFWRADHLFELQQHWEMYHYYQKQLEQCDQKIDEVLQNRVQATGQAELVYDQKKKSRGKNDPSFELAAYAYQLSDGVDLLQIDGVGLSLILTLLSEVGLNLSQFPTDKHFVAWLCLCPNKKVTGGKVISSATRKNKSRLRKAFKQAAIGVCRKKDCVLAHFYRRMAARHGKGTAITATARKIAIIVYNMLVKGEAYRPQQLEEYQEKVRTQKIRQIQRTIQSLQVQEHELAFA; encoded by the coding sequence ATGGTCAAGGAAAAAGCCAGTGCCAAGTTTTCTATTGTCCACCCCAATGCAGCGGGTATAGATGTAGGGAGCCGTTTTCATTGGGTAAGCGTAGGTCAAGAAGAAGGCCAAAGTAAGCGTTTTGGAGTATTTACAGAGGATCTTCATTGCTTATGCCAATGGCTCAGTACAATGGGGGTAAAAACGGTAGCGATGGAAAGCACCGGATTTTATTGGAAACAGTTATTTGTCATGCTTCAGTCCTATGAGATGGAAGTGTATTTGGTCAATGCCTCGTTTACCAAGAACATCCAGGGCAGGAAGCCTTCCGACTTGTCTGATAGCCAGTGGATATGGAAGATGCACAGCGTAGGTTTATTGCCGGCCAGTTTTCAACCCGATTCATTTACCGAAGAGTTACGTACCTATGTTCGCCACCGTAGTCGACTTATTGAAGGGGCAGCTCAATGTGTCAACAGGATGCAGAAATGTATGACCTTAATGAATATCCAATTACCGATTGTTTTATCCGACATTAGCGGTAAGAGTGGCAGGGCCATCATTGAGGCCATCCTGAACGGGGAGCGAGATGGAGAAAAATTGGCCGAACTGGCCGATCACCGGGTTAAAGCCGATAAAGCCACCCTTGCCAAGGCCTTAAGCGGCTTTTGGCGTGCCGATCACTTATTTGAGTTACAGCAACATTGGGAAATGTATCATTATTACCAAAAGCAGTTAGAGCAGTGTGATCAAAAAATAGATGAGGTCTTACAAAATCGGGTGCAAGCCACTGGTCAAGCTGAATTGGTGTATGATCAAAAAAAAAAGAGCCGGGGTAAAAATGATCCGAGTTTCGAGCTAGCCGCCTACGCCTATCAATTAAGTGATGGCGTAGATCTATTACAAATTGACGGGGTTGGCTTAAGCCTGATTTTGACCCTGCTCTCAGAAGTAGGCCTGAATCTATCCCAATTCCCAACGGATAAACACTTTGTAGCCTGGCTCTGCCTTTGTCCCAATAAAAAAGTAACCGGAGGCAAGGTGATCTCTTCGGCAACCCGGAAAAATAAGTCTCGATTAAGAAAAGCATTTAAACAGGCCGCTATCGGCGTTTGCCGAAAGAAGGACTGTGTCCTAGCTCATTTCTATCGAAGAATGGCGGCCAGGCATGGGAAAGGAACCGCCATTACGGCAACGGCTAGAAAGATAGCCATCATTGTTTACAACATGCTCGTAAAAGGGGAGGCTTATCGTCCACAACAATTGGAAGAATACCAAGAAAAGGTACGTACTCAAAAAATTAGGCAAATTCAAAGAACTATTCAAAGCTTACAGGTCCAAGAGCACGAATTAGCCTTCGCCTGA
- a CDS encoding polysaccharide deacetylase family protein: MKNQRIFLGISISIFCLLSIFSLPAQSISWPDGNKAALSLSFDDARLSNVDVGTAFFNKHGAKVTFYVVPASMKPRLAAWQQAVKDGHEIGNHTLVHPCSGNFEWSRDKALEGYNLPAMRQELLSANQQIKDMLGVEPVSFAYSCGQTYVGRGRETQSYVPLVAELFESGRGWLDEASNDPLFADLAQLQGIEMDGKDFETAIKPILEAAKEAGNWVVLAGHEIGTGGNQTTLVAMLEQLMAYVQQEGSGIWMAPVGTVAAYVKEKRAEVAQQLAANLTFSATFDKGFEADLAMGDKHIFTADDYDLKTDAKMGMSKPDVMIAQGQGRFGDALAFKKKNDAALFFQSKGNVNYQKENWSGTISLWLSLDPEQDLAPGYCDPIQLTDVAYNDAALWVDFSDKNPRSFRMGVYGDLKVWNPKDIAPDENPAFQERLLPASDRPFGKGIWTHVVISFKDLNSADGTATFYINGKKQGSRSIPEPFSWELEKANIFLGLNYVGLMDEIAVFKEALSEREVKLLYHLPEGLGTLLQTLKK, encoded by the coding sequence ATGAAAAACCAGCGAATCTTTTTAGGTATAAGCATTTCTATTTTCTGTCTGCTTAGTATATTTTCATTACCTGCTCAATCCATCAGTTGGCCAGATGGGAACAAGGCAGCATTGAGCCTGAGTTTTGATGATGCGAGGCTTTCCAATGTGGATGTTGGAACAGCCTTTTTCAATAAACATGGAGCCAAGGTTACTTTTTATGTCGTGCCAGCCAGTATGAAGCCTCGGCTAGCCGCCTGGCAACAAGCCGTCAAGGACGGCCATGAAATCGGCAACCACACTCTGGTTCATCCCTGTTCCGGCAACTTTGAATGGTCGCGGGATAAAGCGCTAGAAGGCTACAACCTTCCCGCCATGCGCCAGGAACTTTTAAGTGCCAATCAGCAGATCAAGGACATGTTGGGGGTTGAACCCGTTTCCTTTGCCTATTCCTGCGGACAAACCTATGTAGGACGCGGAAGAGAAACGCAGAGTTATGTCCCTTTGGTAGCGGAATTGTTCGAATCAGGCCGCGGGTGGCTGGACGAAGCCAGCAATGATCCCCTTTTTGCGGACCTAGCTCAATTGCAAGGGATAGAAATGGATGGGAAAGACTTCGAAACGGCCATTAAGCCTATTTTGGAAGCGGCTAAGGAGGCAGGAAATTGGGTCGTATTGGCAGGACACGAAATAGGGACAGGAGGAAACCAAACGACTTTGGTTGCTATGCTCGAACAATTAATGGCCTATGTGCAGCAGGAGGGGAGTGGCATCTGGATGGCTCCGGTGGGCACTGTGGCGGCCTATGTGAAAGAAAAACGAGCAGAAGTTGCGCAGCAACTCGCTGCAAATTTGACCTTCAGTGCTACCTTTGACAAAGGGTTTGAGGCCGATCTGGCGATGGGGGATAAGCATATTTTCACAGCAGATGATTACGATTTAAAAACGGACGCCAAGATGGGGATGTCTAAGCCCGACGTAATGATTGCCCAGGGCCAGGGCCGTTTTGGCGATGCCTTAGCCTTCAAAAAGAAGAATGACGCTGCGCTTTTCTTCCAGTCGAAGGGCAATGTCAACTACCAAAAAGAAAACTGGAGTGGCACCATCTCGCTTTGGTTGAGCCTGGACCCAGAACAAGACCTGGCACCCGGTTATTGTGATCCCATTCAGCTCACGGATGTTGCTTATAATGACGCTGCGCTTTGGGTTGACTTCTCCGATAAAAACCCCAGGTCTTTTCGCATGGGGGTTTACGGTGATTTAAAGGTGTGGAACCCAAAGGATATTGCGCCAGATGAAAATCCCGCCTTTCAAGAGCGGCTGCTGCCCGCTTCGGATCGGCCCTTCGGAAAAGGGATCTGGACCCATGTGGTGATTAGTTTCAAGGACCTGAATAGTGCCGATGGAACAGCAACTTTTTACATAAATGGCAAAAAACAAGGTAGTAGGTCCATTCCAGAACCTTTTAGTTGGGAATTGGAAAAGGCCAACATCTTTCTTGGATTAAATTATGTAGGTTTGATGGATGAAATAGCTGTTTTCAAGGAAGCTTTAAGCGAAAGGGAAGTGAAGCTGTTGTACCACCTGCCAGAGGGGCTTGGTACCTTGCTACAGACCTTGAAAAAATAG
- a CDS encoding YdeI/OmpD-associated family protein, producing MEITEVFYPEQRAEWRAWLQTHHQSKTEIWLRRFKKATEKPCITYDELVEECLCFGWIDGVVKKYDDESNVQRITPRRKKKTFLSELNRQRVWKLQRLGLMTPAGLPPIQDQIGSPDDPLLIPEWITEQLKANGVWPIFIEFPHMYKRLKIGWILETGQLRKEEAQKRLNYLIKMTGQGKMYGTIPEIPGYL from the coding sequence ATGGAAATTACCGAAGTGTTTTATCCAGAACAACGCGCCGAATGGCGCGCCTGGCTGCAAACCCATCATCAAAGCAAAACAGAAATATGGCTCCGCCGCTTTAAAAAAGCGACGGAAAAACCCTGCATCACTTATGACGAACTGGTGGAAGAATGTCTCTGTTTTGGTTGGATTGACGGCGTGGTGAAAAAATACGATGACGAAAGCAATGTACAACGCATCACCCCACGTCGCAAAAAGAAGACTTTTCTATCGGAACTCAATCGACAGAGGGTTTGGAAATTGCAAAGATTAGGGCTGATGACACCCGCAGGATTGCCCCCCATCCAGGACCAAATTGGCTCACCGGATGATCCCCTCCTCATTCCCGAATGGATAACAGAACAATTGAAAGCCAATGGCGTTTGGCCCATCTTTATCGAATTCCCACATATGTATAAACGCTTGAAAATAGGCTGGATACTGGAAACCGGCCAGCTGCGGAAAGAAGAAGCACAAAAAAGACTTAATTACCTCATCAAAATGACAGGACAGGGCAAAATGTATGGAACCATTCCTGAAATTCCTGGGTATTTATAG